In a genomic window of Dyadobacter fermentans DSM 18053:
- a CDS encoding AraC family transcriptional regulator yields the protein MKPQLLQVPKGLQKSFSIRRDVVLYFYNRWHYHPELELIHIEQGSGTQFVGDNIRSFQSGDLLLIGPNLPHYWRCDEKYFQRGSQLYAQATVVHFSEEMLGKNFLSLPENKSIHDLLVKARLGLKILGEGTDKVKALLHDLLNQTNGNSIIGLLQILETLAHCEDINVLSNTQYQNEYDQYDTDRINQIYQYSISNFQKKISIEEIAEVANISPHSFCRYFKSRSRKTYSQFLLELRIGHACKLLSESRIPVAQVCFESGFHNFANFNKYFKLHTGKSPMQYQKEFRKIPISAHLPAFNTAV from the coding sequence GTGAAACCGCAGCTATTACAAGTCCCGAAAGGCTTACAGAAGTCTTTCAGTATCCGCCGCGATGTGGTACTCTATTTTTATAACCGCTGGCACTACCATCCTGAATTAGAGCTCATTCACATCGAACAGGGCTCGGGCACACAGTTCGTGGGCGACAATATCCGCAGTTTCCAGAGCGGCGACCTCCTGCTGATCGGCCCTAACCTACCGCATTACTGGCGTTGCGACGAAAAGTACTTCCAGCGCGGCAGCCAGCTTTACGCACAGGCGACTGTCGTCCATTTTTCGGAAGAAATGCTGGGCAAAAACTTCCTGTCGCTCCCCGAAAACAAGTCGATCCACGATTTGCTCGTGAAAGCCCGGCTCGGGTTGAAGATACTCGGCGAAGGCACCGATAAAGTAAAAGCGCTTTTGCACGACCTCCTCAACCAAACGAATGGCAACTCCATCATCGGATTACTGCAAATCCTCGAAACGCTGGCGCATTGTGAGGATATTAATGTATTGTCCAACACGCAGTACCAGAACGAGTACGACCAGTACGACACTGACCGGATCAACCAGATTTACCAATACTCGATCTCGAACTTTCAGAAAAAGATCTCGATCGAAGAAATCGCGGAAGTGGCCAACATCAGCCCGCATTCATTTTGCAGGTATTTCAAAAGCCGCAGCCGCAAAACCTATTCGCAATTTTTGCTCGAACTCCGCATTGGCCACGCCTGCAAGCTGCTTTCGGAAAGCCGCATTCCCGTTGCGCAGGTTTGCTTTGAAAGCGGTTTCCACAATTTCGCCAACTTCAACAAATACTTTAAACTCCACACCGGCAAAAGCCCGATGCAATACCAGAAGGAATTCCGCAAAATTCCCATCTCGGCGCATTTGCCCGCATTCAACACAGCCGTATGA
- a CDS encoding UxaA family hydrolase produces the protein MASQFLKVHPSDNVIVALRDQPAGSDVTYEGNIYNLQYGVSAKHKFVTEDIDTGGAIIMYGVLVGRATQPIKKGEPITTFNLKHDAHDYSTANRQPYSYTQPDVSHWQNRTFKGYHREDGRVGTYNYWLVVPLVFCENRNVLIMKDAFERELGYAQTDIYRDQVREFLHLYQQGDMRKVKSLEAFIDAPIQAKKKPERPFQNVDGVKFLTHEGGCGGTRLDANTLCSLFAAYAVHPNVAGITVLSLGCQNSELKTLEDEIRKRDPHFNKPFFAFEHQKGTEYSLMSGAIKETFVGLTKINEFERSDAPLSKLSVGLKCGGSDGFSGISANPVLGHLSDLVVGLGGQTLLAEFPELNGVEQELLNRCVTEEKAAKFEKLMRDYAGKAEAVGSAFAFNPSPGNIKDGLITDAIKSAGAAKKGGNAYVSDVLNYTERATESGLHLVCTPGNDVEATTGQTAAGANIILFTTGLGTPTGNPICPVAKVATNSALAQRMPDVIDFDCGPVVDGTQTIEQNAEALLDYVIKVASGELTKAQQLGQDDFIPWKRGVSL, from the coding sequence ATGGCGTCCCAATTCCTGAAAGTTCACCCTTCCGATAATGTTATCGTGGCCTTGCGCGACCAGCCCGCGGGCTCGGACGTGACGTACGAGGGGAACATTTACAATCTGCAATATGGCGTTTCGGCCAAGCACAAATTCGTTACCGAAGACATCGACACCGGCGGCGCCATTATCATGTACGGCGTGCTCGTCGGCCGCGCCACGCAGCCGATCAAAAAAGGCGAGCCGATCACGACATTCAACCTCAAACACGACGCGCACGATTATAGCACGGCGAACCGCCAGCCTTATTCATACACCCAGCCGGACGTAAGCCACTGGCAAAACCGTACTTTCAAAGGTTATCACCGCGAAGACGGCCGTGTAGGTACATATAACTACTGGCTCGTGGTACCGCTCGTTTTCTGCGAAAACCGCAACGTGCTCATCATGAAAGACGCATTCGAGCGCGAGCTCGGCTATGCGCAAACCGATATTTACCGCGACCAGGTGCGCGAATTCCTGCATTTATACCAGCAGGGAGATATGCGGAAAGTTAAAAGTCTGGAAGCATTCATCGACGCACCGATCCAGGCGAAGAAGAAACCGGAACGACCGTTCCAGAATGTGGATGGCGTGAAATTCCTCACGCACGAGGGTGGCTGCGGCGGCACGCGCCTGGATGCGAACACATTATGTTCACTGTTTGCGGCTTATGCGGTGCATCCCAATGTGGCGGGTATCACGGTACTCAGCCTGGGCTGCCAGAACTCGGAGCTGAAAACGCTTGAAGACGAAATCCGCAAACGCGATCCGCATTTCAATAAGCCGTTTTTTGCATTCGAGCATCAGAAAGGCACGGAATATTCATTAATGTCTGGGGCGATCAAGGAAACATTCGTGGGTTTGACTAAAATCAACGAGTTCGAACGTTCCGACGCACCATTGTCCAAACTTTCGGTGGGTCTAAAATGCGGCGGTTCGGACGGCTTCTCCGGCATTTCGGCGAATCCTGTGCTGGGCCATTTGTCCGACTTAGTAGTAGGATTGGGCGGACAGACATTGCTCGCCGAATTCCCTGAACTGAACGGGGTAGAGCAGGAGCTCCTCAACCGCTGCGTCACCGAAGAGAAAGCCGCGAAATTCGAAAAACTCATGCGCGACTACGCCGGCAAAGCCGAAGCAGTAGGTTCCGCATTCGCATTCAATCCATCGCCGGGTAATATCAAGGACGGCCTCATTACCGATGCCATCAAATCCGCGGGAGCGGCCAAAAAGGGCGGTAATGCATACGTTTCCGACGTTTTGAACTACACCGAACGCGCGACGGAATCAGGTTTGCACCTGGTGTGCACGCCGGGTAACGACGTAGAAGCCACCACCGGCCAAACCGCCGCGGGCGCGAACATTATCCTTTTCACCACCGGCCTCGGCACGCCGACAGGTAACCCGATTTGCCCCGTAGCGAAGGTGGCGACCAACTCGGCACTTGCCCAGCGCATGCCCGACGTGATCGATTTCGACTGCGGCCCGGTGGTGGACGGCACGCAAACCATCGAGCAGAACGCCGAAGCATTGCTCGACTACGTGATCAAAGTAGCCAGCGGCGAGCTCACCAAAGCGCAGCAACTCGGCCAGGACGATTTTATCCCATGGAAACGCGGCGTTTCGTTATAA